A genome region from Flavobacterium sp. includes the following:
- a CDS encoding phosphoadenylyl-sulfate reductase, with the protein MSASIVQELLEKTAAFSLDETLVFLAKEFPGKVIFSTSFGQEDQVITDFIAKSNTDIKVFTLDTGRLFQETYDVFHKTLKKYKRPIEVYFPEAASVENLLQTKGPNSFYDSVENRKECCFIRKVVPLRKALAGNSVWITGLRAEQSENRQDLSLFEYDGGFEIIKFNPLLKWTLEEVETYLSENNVPQNALHKQGFVSIGCAPCTRAIFPGEDIRAGRWWWESSHKECGLHSAKKE; encoded by the coding sequence ATGAGTGCGAGTATTGTACAAGAATTATTAGAAAAAACTGCAGCTTTTTCGCTTGACGAAACCTTAGTTTTTTTAGCAAAAGAATTTCCGGGAAAAGTAATTTTTTCGACTTCTTTTGGACAGGAAGATCAGGTAATTACCGATTTTATTGCAAAAAGTAACACAGATATTAAGGTGTTTACTTTAGATACCGGAAGATTATTTCAGGAAACATATGATGTTTTTCATAAAACATTAAAAAAATACAAAAGACCAATCGAAGTTTATTTTCCGGAAGCGGCTTCAGTAGAAAATCTGCTTCAAACAAAAGGACCAAATAGTTTTTACGATTCAGTTGAAAACAGAAAAGAATGCTGTTTTATTCGAAAAGTGGTTCCGTTACGAAAAGCCTTGGCAGGAAATTCAGTTTGGATTACGGGTTTAAGAGCAGAACAATCAGAAAACAGACAAGATTTAAGTTTGTTTGAATATGATGGAGGTTTCGAAATCATCAAATTCAATCCGTTGCTAAAATGGACTTTAGAAGAAGTTGAAACGTATTTGTCAGAAAACAATGTTCCGCAAAATGCTTTACACAAACAAGGTTTCGTAAGTATTGGATGCGCACCTTGCACCAGAGCGATTTTCCCGGGAGAAGATATCAGAGCCGGAAGATGGTGGTGGGAATCAAGCCATAAAGAATGCGGGCTTCACAGTGCGAAAAAAGAATAG
- the cysD gene encoding sulfate adenylyltransferase subunit CysD produces MSNKKTMSSVLKTNALESEAIYIFREVISQFDKPVLLFSGGKDSITLVRLAQKAFFPAKIPFPLLHVDTGHNFPETIAFRDKLVEELGLELIVRNVQDAIDEGKVVEETGKYSSRNSLQTTTLLDAIEEFKFDACIGGARRDEEKARAKERIFSVRDDFGQWDEKNQRPELFDILNGKIENGQNVRVFPISNWTELDVWSYIEKEKIEIPSIYFSHKRKVFLRDGLIWSHSPFVYQEEDEQIEERIVRFRTVGDMSCTAAVESYAATIEEVVGEIRSSTISERGARIDDKRSEAAMEKRKQQGYF; encoded by the coding sequence ATATCAAACAAAAAAACAATGAGTTCAGTATTAAAAACAAACGCTTTAGAGAGTGAAGCGATATACATTTTCAGAGAAGTAATTTCACAGTTTGACAAACCGGTTTTACTTTTCTCAGGAGGAAAAGATTCTATCACATTAGTGCGTTTAGCGCAAAAAGCATTTTTCCCTGCTAAGATTCCGTTTCCTCTTTTGCACGTAGATACGGGACATAATTTTCCTGAAACAATTGCTTTCAGAGATAAATTAGTAGAAGAATTAGGTTTAGAGTTGATTGTTCGTAATGTTCAGGATGCTATTGATGAAGGAAAAGTAGTTGAAGAAACTGGAAAATATTCAAGCCGTAACAGTTTACAAACAACAACACTTTTAGATGCAATTGAAGAATTTAAGTTTGATGCTTGTATTGGTGGTGCGCGTCGTGATGAAGAAAAAGCAAGAGCTAAAGAACGTATTTTCTCTGTTCGTGATGATTTCGGACAATGGGACGAAAAAAATCAGAGACCTGAGTTGTTTGATATTTTAAATGGAAAAATTGAAAATGGTCAAAACGTTCGTGTTTTCCCAATTTCAAACTGGACAGAATTAGATGTTTGGAGTTATATCGAAAAAGAAAAAATCGAGATTCCGTCAATCTATTTCTCACATAAAAGAAAAGTTTTTTTGAGAGACGGTTTAATCTGGTCACATTCTCCTTTTGTGTACCAAGAAGAAGACGAACAAATAGAAGAAAGAATTGTTCGCTTCAGAACCGTTGGAGATATGAGCTGTACAGCGGCTGTTGAATCTTACGCAGCAACAATCGAAGAAGTAGTTGGAGAAATCAGATCATCAACCATTTCTGAAAGAGGAGCCAGAATCGATGATAAACGTTCTGAAGCTGCAATGGAAAAGAGAAAACAACAAGGATACTTTTAA